A genomic segment from Chloroflexota bacterium encodes:
- a CDS encoding alpha/beta hydrolase, whose amino-acid sequence MEERVTIDSEGLKLAGVLHIPQGLRPGERRPAFLVLHGFGGNKEGEGCRGPCDQLAEWGYVAMRFDFRGCGDSEGEHGRIICLEQVADTRNAITFMQSRPEVDPDRIGLIGSSFGAAVAVYTGGTDPRVAAVISQGGWGDGERKFRGQHATPEAWARFTNMLAEGKRHRERTGQSLMVDRFDIVPIPEHLRTNMSARSIMQFPAETAQSMFDFRADDVVGNIAPRPLLLLHSANDSVTPTEQSIELFKRAKPPTELHLLSGVDHFMFNQKEPRVTALIAGWLEKYFPVRAVEPAAAGR is encoded by the coding sequence ATGGAAGAGCGCGTCACCATCGATTCCGAGGGCCTGAAGCTCGCGGGAGTGCTCCACATCCCGCAGGGCCTTCGTCCCGGCGAGCGACGGCCGGCCTTCCTCGTGCTTCATGGCTTCGGCGGCAACAAAGAAGGCGAGGGGTGCCGGGGACCCTGCGACCAGCTCGCGGAGTGGGGCTACGTGGCCATGCGGTTCGATTTTCGCGGCTGCGGGGACAGCGAAGGCGAGCACGGCCGCATTATCTGTCTCGAGCAGGTGGCCGACACGCGTAATGCCATCACGTTCATGCAGAGCCGACCAGAGGTGGACCCGGATCGCATCGGCCTCATCGGCAGCAGCTTCGGCGCCGCCGTGGCCGTCTATACGGGCGGGACGGACCCGCGCGTCGCCGCCGTCATCTCCCAGGGCGGCTGGGGCGATGGCGAGCGCAAGTTCCGGGGCCAGCACGCTACCCCCGAGGCCTGGGCGCGCTTCACGAATATGCTGGCCGAGGGCAAGCGGCACCGCGAGCGCACCGGGCAATCGCTGATGGTCGATCGCTTCGACATCGTGCCGATCCCCGAGCATTTGCGGACCAATATGAGCGCGCGCTCCATCATGCAGTTCCCGGCGGAGACCGCGCAGAGCATGTTCGACTTCCGCGCCGACGACGTTGTGGGGAACATCGCGCCGCGGCCGCTCTTGTTGCTGCACTCGGCCAACGATTCGGTCACGCCGACGGAGCAGTCTATCGAGTTGTTCAAGCGCGCGAAGCCGCCGACGGAGCTCCACCTCTTGAGCGGCGTCGACCACTTCATGTTCAACCAGAAGGAGCCGCGGGTCACCGCCCTTATCGCCGGTTGGCTCGAAAAGTATTTTCCCGTTCGGGCGGTGGAACCGGCGGCGGCCGGCCGCTGA
- a CDS encoding FAD-dependent oxidoreductase, with protein sequence MALNGRQRIVVLGGGSGGVVAATSLGRRLGAAHDVTLIDRRADHVYMPAFLSLMIGERRPRDITRPLDRLARRNVRVITGEIEGIDLARQEVRLADEVVPYDHLVISLGLQTRPEAIPGFTEAANHAWEMDAALRLQEKLARFEGGRVVIGVPPGPFRCPPAPYEAQYVLHDYFVRRGVRSQVKMDFFTRDPMPRGPAHDPAIWMDAHARRRGITQHYSFAVESIDPERRVVQGRFGLALDYDLLFLVPPHEPARVLVDSHIADSVAGVRVDFDTLETRWENVYAIGDCADVPASKAGVVAHQEADVVAHNIAVKITGRGDPQTLRLHTM encoded by the coding sequence GTGGCGTTAAATGGACGACAGCGCATCGTGGTCCTGGGCGGTGGGAGCGGCGGGGTTGTCGCGGCGACGAGCCTCGGTCGCCGGTTGGGAGCGGCGCACGACGTCACGCTGATCGATCGGCGGGCGGACCACGTCTACATGCCGGCCTTCCTCTCGCTCATGATCGGCGAGCGCCGGCCGCGCGACATCACGCGACCGCTCGATCGGCTTGCGCGCCGCAACGTCCGCGTCATCACTGGCGAGATCGAAGGGATCGACCTCGCGCGGCAGGAAGTACGGCTCGCCGACGAGGTCGTTCCCTATGACCACCTCGTCATATCGCTCGGACTGCAGACCCGTCCCGAGGCCATCCCCGGATTCACCGAGGCCGCCAACCACGCCTGGGAGATGGACGCGGCGCTGCGCCTGCAGGAGAAGCTGGCGCGATTCGAGGGCGGCCGAGTGGTGATCGGCGTGCCGCCCGGACCATTTCGCTGCCCACCGGCGCCGTACGAGGCCCAGTACGTGCTCCACGACTACTTCGTACGCCGCGGTGTGAGGTCGCAGGTGAAGATGGACTTCTTCACCCGCGACCCGATGCCGCGCGGTCCCGCCCACGATCCCGCGATCTGGATGGACGCGCACGCCCGACGTCGTGGGATCACTCAGCACTACTCCTTCGCCGTGGAGTCGATCGATCCGGAGCGCCGGGTCGTGCAGGGTCGCTTCGGCCTCGCGCTGGACTACGATCTCCTCTTCCTTGTCCCTCCCCACGAACCGGCGCGAGTCCTCGTCGATAGCCACATTGCGGATTCGGTGGCCGGCGTGCGCGTTGACTTCGATACGCTCGAGACGCGATGGGAAAATGTGTACGCCATCGGCGATTGCGCCGACGTGCCGGCGTCGAAGGCGGGCGTCGTCGCGCACCAGGAAGCCGACGTCGTCGCCCACAACATCGCCGTGAAGATCACCGGCCGGGGAGATCCCCAGACGCTTCGCCTCCACACGATGTGA